One stretch of Chitinophaga pendula DNA includes these proteins:
- the rplL gene encoding 50S ribosomal protein L7/L12, with amino-acid sequence MADVKALAEQLVGLTVKEVQELADVLKNEYGIEPAAAAVVVAAGGDGGGAAVEEKTAFNVILKSAGASKLNVVKVVKDLTGLGLKEAKELVDGAPKAVKEGVSKAEAEDLKAKLTEAGADVEIQ; translated from the coding sequence ATGGCAGACGTAAAAGCATTAGCTGAACAATTAGTAGGCTTAACTGTTAAGGAAGTACAAGAACTGGCTGACGTACTGAAGAATGAGTACGGCATCGAACCAGCAGCAGCAGCGGTAGTAGTAGCAGCTGGTGGCGACGGTGGTGGCGCAGCAGTTGAGGAAAAAACTGCCTTTAACGTTATCCTGAAATCTGCAGGCGCTAGCAAACTGAACGTAGTTAAGGTTGTAAAAGATCTGACTGGTTTAGGTCTGAAAGAAGCGAAGGAACTGGTAGACGGTGCTCCTAAAGCTGTTAAAGAAGGCGTAAGCAAAGCTGAAGCAGAAGATCTGAAGGCTAAGCTGACTGAAGCTGGAGCTGACGTTGAAATTCAGTAA
- the rplJ gene encoding 50S ribosomal protein L10, giving the protein MNKDQKNEVIELLKSKFTQYNNFYITNTESLSVAQINHLRRVCFDKNVEMKVAKNTLIRKALESLDNEKYAGIYDALHGVTALMFSDSPKEPAVIISTFRKENAKLEKPVLKAAFVADEIYSGDEQLVNLTKIKTKNELIGEVIGLLQSPAKRVIAALLEKAKKEEEGGAAVEAAPAE; this is encoded by the coding sequence ATGAACAAAGATCAAAAAAATGAAGTGATTGAACTGCTGAAAAGCAAGTTCACACAATATAACAACTTCTATATCACCAATACAGAGTCATTGTCTGTAGCGCAGATCAACCATTTGCGCCGGGTGTGTTTCGATAAGAATGTGGAGATGAAAGTGGCTAAGAACACTTTGATCCGCAAGGCACTGGAGTCTCTGGATAACGAGAAATACGCTGGTATCTACGATGCGTTGCATGGTGTTACTGCGCTGATGTTCTCTGACAGTCCTAAGGAGCCTGCAGTGATCATTTCTACTTTCCGTAAGGAGAATGCGAAACTGGAGAAACCTGTGCTGAAAGCTGCATTTGTGGCTGACGAGATCTACAGCGGCGACGAGCAACTGGTGAACCTGACGAAGATCAAGACCAAGAACGAGCTCATTGGCGAAGTTATCGGTCTGTTGCAATCTCCTGCCAAACGCGTTATTGCTGCGTTGTTGGAGAAAGCTAAGAAAGAAGAAGAAGGTGGTGCAGCTGTTGAGGCAGCTCCTGCTGAGTAA
- the rplA gene encoding 50S ribosomal protein L1 — MATKNRKAAEAKVDKNKVYTLKEASALVKDINCTKFDSSVDLHIRLGVDPKKADQAIRGSVTLPHGTGKTKRVLVLCTPEKENDAKNAGADFVGLDEFIQKIEGGWTDVDVIVATPAVMPKIGKLGKILGPRNLMPNPKTGTVTNDVAAAVNEVKGGKITFKVDKAGIIHASIGRISFAPEKLEQNSQELINAIIKLKPATAKGIYLRGLSMASTMSPGIVVDTKSVQN, encoded by the coding sequence ATGGCAACTAAGAACAGAAAAGCGGCTGAAGCAAAGGTGGACAAGAATAAAGTGTACACCCTGAAAGAAGCTTCTGCGCTTGTTAAAGATATCAATTGCACTAAATTCGACAGTTCTGTCGATTTGCATATCCGTTTGGGCGTAGATCCCAAGAAGGCTGACCAAGCTATCCGTGGTTCTGTAACGCTTCCCCACGGTACTGGTAAGACAAAGCGCGTACTGGTGCTTTGTACGCCTGAGAAAGAGAACGATGCTAAGAACGCGGGTGCTGACTTTGTAGGTTTGGATGAGTTTATCCAGAAGATCGAAGGTGGCTGGACTGATGTGGATGTGATCGTAGCTACTCCGGCAGTGATGCCTAAGATTGGTAAGCTCGGTAAGATCCTGGGTCCCCGTAACCTGATGCCTAACCCTAAGACCGGTACTGTTACTAACGATGTAGCAGCTGCTGTGAACGAGGTAAAAGGCGGTAAGATCACCTTTAAAGTAGACAAGGCTGGTATTATTCACGCTTCTATCGGGCGTATATCTTTTGCGCCTGAGAAACTGGAGCAGAACTCCCAGGAGCTGATCAATGCGATCATTAAGCTGAAGCCTGCTACTGCAAAGGGCATTTACCTGAGAGGTTTATCCATGGCGAGCACTATGAGCCCTGGTATCGTTGTAGACACTAAATCTGTTCAAAACTAA